The Lutibacter sp. Hel_I_33_5 genome has a window encoding:
- a CDS encoding amidohydrolase: protein MKNFTLFLLFLMTFSLNAQDLTKDINAIENKVIEWRRDFHQNPELSNREFNTAKKIAKHLKSLGIEAQENIAKTGVVGVLKGNKPGKVVALRADIDALPVIERNDLPFKSTVKSNFLGKDVGVMHACGHDTHTAILMGVAEVLSKNKKHIKGTVKFIFQPAEEGAPEGEEGGAELMVKEGVLKNPDVDAIFGLHISSGLEVNKISYKPGGIMAASQSFKVKVNGKQSHGSRPWGGIDPIMISAKIIDGLQTIISREMELTNEAAVITIGKIDSGVRSNIIPESAEMIGTIRTLDYDMQKKINKRMKEMVPAIAKAYRATATIEIERGYPITYNHIDLTAKMLPTLQNTAGKENVYKIKAITGAEDFSFFQKEVPGLYFFLGGKTAGNTNPYPHHTPDFFIDESGMLLGVKTMTQLALDYLNN, encoded by the coding sequence ATGAAAAATTTTACACTTTTTTTGTTATTTCTGATGACCTTCTCTTTGAATGCACAAGATTTAACTAAGGATATTAATGCTATAGAAAATAAAGTAATTGAATGGAGACGTGATTTTCATCAAAATCCTGAATTATCTAATAGAGAATTTAATACTGCAAAAAAGATTGCTAAACATTTAAAATCTTTAGGTATAGAAGCACAAGAAAACATTGCAAAAACTGGTGTTGTTGGAGTTTTAAAAGGAAATAAACCTGGTAAAGTTGTTGCTTTACGTGCAGATATTGATGCCTTACCTGTTATAGAACGAAATGATTTACCGTTTAAATCTACTGTAAAATCTAACTTTCTAGGTAAAGATGTTGGTGTAATGCATGCTTGTGGTCACGATACACATACCGCAATATTAATGGGTGTTGCAGAAGTTTTATCAAAAAATAAAAAACACATAAAAGGGACTGTTAAATTTATTTTTCAACCAGCAGAAGAAGGAGCTCCCGAAGGTGAAGAAGGCGGTGCTGAATTAATGGTAAAAGAAGGTGTTTTAAAAAATCCAGATGTAGATGCAATTTTTGGATTGCACATTTCTTCAGGCTTAGAAGTTAATAAAATCAGTTATAAACCAGGTGGTATTATGGCGGCATCTCAAAGTTTTAAGGTAAAAGTTAATGGTAAACAATCTCACGGTTCTAGACCTTGGGGAGGTATTGATCCAATTATGATTTCTGCAAAAATTATCGATGGACTTCAGACAATTATCAGTAGAGAAATGGAACTTACTAATGAGGCTGCTGTTATTACTATTGGAAAAATAGATTCTGGTGTTCGTAGTAATATTATTCCAGAAAGTGCAGAAATGATTGGTACTATTAGAACCTTAGATTATGATATGCAAAAGAAAATTAATAAGCGAATGAAAGAAATGGTGCCTGCTATTGCTAAAGCATACAGAGCAACTGCTACGATAGAAATAGAAAGAGGATATCCGATTACATATAATCATATAGATTTAACGGCAAAAATGTTACCTACTTTACAAAATACTGCTGGTAAAGAAAATGTATATAAGATTAAAGCTATTACAGGTGCAGAAGATTTTTCTTTCTTTCAGAAGGAAGTACCTGGTTTGTACTTTTTCTTAGGCGGAAAAACTGCTGGAAACACAAATCCTTATCCGCATCATACTCCTGACTTTTTTATTGATGAAAGCGGTATGTTATTAGGAGTAAAAACAATGACACAATTAGCATTAGATTATTTAAATAATTAA
- a CDS encoding LytTR family DNA-binding domain-containing protein, translating to MKKGFEFYNIVSEFLKPAGLKKKIVRNSFFLASCLLFIFLFFKPTIIYSNLTGVKNYIYILAYTVIGLLSYSLPIIFNNKKKGAHFLRVSFIGTFLICFFLVYAFQAILYFYTGNRTSYNPFTGEPIEETGLFKPIRFAFTFLITFVYFIFIYTLTSVFHILIDLIYSYKDVSKLVGDEINDVGEELIFVGKNKREVLKIKSERFLYAYSQEHYIDVFYLKKIENTILKFTIRNSLKTLESSINNKFIYRCHKSYLINLLKVESIFRKEAKSYVNIKNLDIKVPVSRNNVSFIKEYLKTPK from the coding sequence ATGAAAAAAGGCTTTGAGTTTTATAATATAGTATCAGAATTTTTAAAACCAGCAGGCCTTAAGAAAAAAATAGTCAGAAATAGTTTCTTTTTAGCTTCTTGTCTCCTTTTTATTTTTCTTTTCTTTAAACCAACAATTATTTACTCAAATTTAACTGGTGTAAAAAATTATATTTACATTTTAGCTTATACTGTTATAGGTTTATTGTCTTATAGTTTGCCAATTATTTTTAATAATAAAAAAAAGGGTGCTCATTTTTTAAGAGTAAGTTTTATAGGTACTTTTTTGATTTGTTTTTTCTTAGTATATGCTTTTCAGGCAATTTTATATTTTTACACAGGTAACAGAACTTCATATAACCCATTTACTGGAGAACCTATAGAAGAAACGGGTTTATTTAAACCAATACGTTTTGCATTTACATTTTTAATAACATTTGTTTATTTTATTTTCATTTATACATTAACTAGTGTTTTTCATATTTTAATTGATCTAATTTATAGTTATAAAGATGTTTCTAAATTAGTTGGTGATGAAATAAATGATGTAGGAGAAGAACTCATTTTTGTAGGGAAAAATAAAAGAGAAGTTTTAAAAATAAAGTCAGAAAGGTTTTTGTATGCCTATTCTCAAGAACATTATATTGATGTTTTTTATTTAAAAAAAATTGAGAATACAATATTAAAGTTTACTATTAGAAATTCTTTAAAAACTCTTGAAAGCTCAATAAATAATAAATTTATATATCGCTGTCATAAATCATATTTAATTAATTTACTGAAAGTAGAATCAATTTTTAGAAAGGAAGCTAAATCTTACGTTAATATTAAAAATTTAGATATTAAAGTACCAGTTTCTAGAAATAACGTTTCTTTTATAAAAGAATATTTAAAAACACCTAAATAA
- a CDS encoding ATP-dependent helicase, producing MANYLTSLNPAQKDAVLQKEGPMIIIAGAGSGKTRVLTYRIAHLMQEGIDAFNILSLTFTNKAAREMKERIAGVVGVSEAKNLWMGTFHSVFARILRSEADKLGYPSNFTIYDTQDSVRLITAIIKEMSLDKDRYKAKQILNRISSFKNSLITVRAYFNNSDLQEADLHASRPRVGDIYKEYVDRCFKSGAMDFDDLLLRTNELLARFPEVLAKYQDRFRFIMVDEYQDTNHSQYIIVRALADRFQNICVVGDDSQSIYSFRGANIQNILNFQKDYPDVKTFKLEQNYRSTSNIVNAANSVIEKNKTKLDKEVWTQNDAGESIKVMRTISDGEEGRYVAQSIWENMMNHQLTADSFAILYRTNAQSRAMEDALRKKDIKYKIYGGISFYQRKEIKDLLSYLRILINPNDEEALKRIINYPARGIGATTIDKLTIAANHYKKSIFEIIKYIDKIDIKINTGTKTKLQNFVNMMQRFQIDAQKLNAFEIAEVVVKQTQLVKDLQKDGTPEGVSKVENVQELLNGIKDFITDKIEQGEDASLTSFLEDVALATDFDSENKDDAPRISLMSIHQSKGLEYQYVYIVGLEENLFPSAMSMNTRSELEEERRLFYVALTRAEKVAYLSYAQTRYRWGKLTDGEPSRFLEEIDDRYLEYITPKAPEPRVNRFIDAGLFDDAPKGIRFQKPIQRKKQEREIQKKKEINIPKNLKKIPRDTSKTNLFDGKIVVGNIVEHNRFGTGEVIALEGNGPNKKAEIKFGTVGKKKLLLQFAKLKVIG from the coding sequence TTGGCAAACTATTTAACTTCCTTAAATCCAGCACAAAAAGACGCTGTTTTACAAAAAGAAGGCCCTATGATTATCATCGCAGGTGCTGGTTCTGGTAAAACAAGAGTGTTAACCTATAGAATTGCTCATTTAATGCAAGAAGGTATAGACGCGTTTAATATTTTATCATTAACATTTACCAATAAAGCAGCACGTGAAATGAAAGAGCGTATTGCTGGTGTTGTTGGGGTAAGTGAGGCTAAGAATTTATGGATGGGAACTTTCCATTCAGTTTTTGCAAGAATTTTAAGATCAGAAGCAGATAAATTAGGCTATCCTTCAAACTTTACAATATATGATACCCAAGATTCTGTTCGATTGATAACGGCTATCATTAAAGAAATGAGTCTTGATAAAGATCGTTATAAAGCAAAACAGATTTTAAATAGGATTTCTTCCTTTAAAAATAGTTTAATTACAGTAAGAGCATATTTTAATAATTCTGATCTACAAGAAGCAGATTTACACGCAAGTAGGCCAAGAGTTGGCGATATTTATAAAGAATATGTAGATCGATGCTTTAAATCTGGAGCTATGGATTTTGACGATTTATTGCTGAGAACCAATGAGTTGTTAGCACGTTTTCCTGAAGTGTTGGCAAAATACCAAGATAGATTTAGATTTATTATGGTTGATGAGTATCAAGATACCAACCATTCACAATATATTATAGTAAGAGCGTTAGCAGATCGTTTTCAAAACATTTGTGTTGTTGGAGATGATAGTCAGAGTATTTATAGTTTTAGAGGAGCAAATATTCAAAATATATTAAACTTTCAGAAGGATTATCCAGATGTTAAAACCTTTAAGTTAGAACAGAATTATCGATCAACTAGCAATATTGTTAATGCAGCAAACAGTGTTATTGAAAAAAATAAAACCAAATTAGATAAAGAAGTTTGGACACAAAATGATGCTGGAGAAAGCATTAAAGTAATGCGAACTATTTCCGATGGAGAAGAAGGTAGGTATGTTGCGCAGTCTATTTGGGAAAACATGATGAATCATCAATTAACGGCTGATTCTTTTGCAATTCTCTATAGAACAAATGCGCAATCTAGAGCCATGGAAGATGCCTTGCGTAAGAAAGATATTAAGTATAAAATTTATGGTGGCATATCTTTTTATCAGCGTAAAGAAATTAAAGATTTACTGTCTTATTTACGTATATTAATCAATCCAAATGATGAAGAAGCCTTAAAAAGAATTATTAATTATCCTGCACGAGGTATTGGAGCTACAACTATTGATAAGCTTACCATTGCTGCTAATCATTATAAAAAATCAATTTTTGAAATCATTAAATATATCGATAAGATTGATATAAAAATTAACACAGGAACAAAAACAAAGTTGCAGAATTTTGTAAATATGATGCAGCGTTTTCAGATTGATGCTCAGAAATTAAATGCATTTGAAATTGCTGAAGTTGTTGTGAAACAAACTCAATTAGTTAAGGATTTACAAAAAGACGGTACGCCAGAAGGAGTAAGTAAAGTTGAAAATGTTCAGGAATTATTAAACGGAATTAAAGATTTTATTACCGATAAAATTGAACAAGGAGAAGATGCCTCATTAACTTCTTTTTTAGAAGATGTTGCTTTAGCTACAGATTTTGATTCAGAAAATAAAGATGATGCTCCTAGAATCTCATTAATGAGTATTCATCAATCTAAAGGATTAGAATATCAATATGTTTATATTGTCGGGTTGGAAGAAAACTTATTTCCTTCAGCCATGAGTATGAATACACGTTCTGAACTTGAAGAAGAACGAAGATTGTTTTACGTAGCCTTAACCAGGGCGGAAAAAGTAGCCTATTTAAGTTATGCCCAAACTAGATATCGTTGGGGGAAATTAACCGATGGAGAACCTAGTCGATTTTTAGAAGAAATAGATGATCGATATTTAGAATACATCACTCCAAAAGCGCCAGAACCAAGAGTAAATAGGTTTATAGATGCTGGTTTGTTTGATGATGCGCCGAAAGGAATTCGTTTTCAAAAACCTATTCAAAGAAAAAAGCAAGAGCGAGAAATACAGAAAAAGAAAGAAATCAATATTCCAAAAAACTTGAAAAAGATACCTAGAGATACTTCAAAAACTAATTTGTTTGATGGTAAAATAGTGGTTGGTAATATTGTTGAGCACAATAGATTTGGTACTGGAGAAGTAATTGCATTAGAAGGAAATGGACCAAATAAAAAAGCAGAAATTAAGTTTGGTACGGTTGGTAAAAAGAAATTGTTATTGCAATTTGCCAAGCTAAAAGTGATTGGGTAA